In one window of Nesterenkonia sandarakina DNA:
- the dxr gene encoding 1-deoxy-D-xylulose-5-phosphate reductoisomerase has product MASPKRRVAILGSTGSIGTQALQVIAAHPDRFEVVALAGGSNAGLLAEQVAATGAGLVGIADAGAAAGLRAALSAASERGTLTAGEPEILTGEQAALQIAAESGADVVLNAMTGSIGLRPTLAALRSGATLALANKESLVVGGALVAQAVQRPGQIIPVDSEHSALAQALSSGRHERGLCAVPAEGQDRLSGASEVSSLVVTASGGPFRGWDPAALAEVTPAQALKHPNYSMGRVVTTNSATMVNKALEVIEAHLLFEIELADIQTVVHPQQWIHSMVQFRDGSTIAQAGHPRMLIPIALGLSWPERLEQVDAPIDWTQAMQWDFEPLDEQAFPAVALAKQACAASPTHMAVYNAANEQAVQAFHAGGLSFPGILATVQAVLERHQAVGSSATPTLDEVLDAERWARAAAEEHIGAAKVQVRA; this is encoded by the coding sequence ATGGCTTCTCCCAAGCGCCGCGTGGCGATTCTCGGTTCCACCGGTTCCATCGGGACCCAGGCGCTGCAGGTCATCGCCGCCCACCCAGACCGTTTCGAGGTCGTGGCGCTGGCCGGCGGATCCAACGCCGGACTGCTGGCCGAGCAGGTCGCCGCCACCGGCGCCGGGCTTGTCGGGATCGCTGACGCCGGCGCGGCGGCTGGGCTGCGGGCCGCGCTGAGCGCCGCCAGCGAGCGTGGGACGCTCACCGCCGGTGAGCCCGAGATCCTCACCGGGGAGCAGGCGGCGCTGCAGATCGCCGCCGAGTCCGGGGCCGACGTCGTGCTCAACGCCATGACCGGCTCCATCGGGCTGCGCCCCACCCTTGCCGCGCTGCGCTCCGGGGCCACCCTGGCGCTGGCGAACAAGGAATCTCTGGTGGTCGGCGGGGCGCTGGTGGCCCAGGCCGTGCAGCGACCAGGTCAGATCATCCCGGTGGACTCCGAGCACTCGGCGCTGGCCCAGGCGCTGAGCTCGGGACGCCACGAGCGCGGGCTCTGCGCGGTCCCTGCCGAGGGCCAGGACCGGCTCAGCGGGGCCTCGGAGGTCTCCAGCCTGGTGGTCACCGCCTCCGGCGGGCCCTTCCGCGGCTGGGACCCGGCCGCGCTGGCCGAGGTCACCCCCGCCCAGGCGCTGAAACACCCCAACTACTCGATGGGACGAGTGGTCACCACCAACTCCGCCACCATGGTCAACAAGGCGCTGGAGGTGATCGAGGCGCATCTGCTCTTCGAGATCGAGCTGGCCGACATCCAGACCGTGGTGCACCCGCAGCAGTGGATCCACTCCATGGTCCAGTTCCGCGACGGCTCCACCATCGCTCAGGCCGGGCACCCGCGGATGCTGATCCCGATCGCGCTGGGACTCTCCTGGCCCGAGCGTCTGGAACAGGTCGATGCCCCCATCGACTGGACCCAGGCGATGCAGTGGGACTTCGAGCCCCTGGATGAGCAGGCCTTCCCCGCGGTCGCCCTGGCGAAACAGGCCTGCGCCGCGTCCCCGACGCATATGGCGGTCTACAACGCGGCGAATGAACAGGCGGTGCAGGCGTTCCACGCCGGAGGCCTGAGCTTCCCCGGCATCCTCGCCACGGTGCAGGCGGTGTTGGAGCGCCACCAGGCCGTGGGCAGCTCCGCGACGCCCACCCTTGATGAGGTGCTCGACGCCGAGCGCTGGGCCCGCGCCGCCGCCGAGGAGCACATCGGCGCGGCCAAGGTCCAGGTGCGCGCATGA
- a CDS encoding M50 family metallopeptidase, producing the protein MIAVLMIAGIALVALGIALSIALHEIGHLLPAKLFKVRVTQYMVGFGPTLWSRRRGETEYGVKAIPLGGYVAMIGMYPPPDEIGTMNHPAEGDHDSAESSARTSAGRSAGTSAAEGAAQQDAAPGDPYLREVGAQYGAPAASSSAGHSTPDSAEPAAAGTTTKTVRSQSTGIFQQLSADAREVAAEDLRPGDEDRMFYRLATWKRIIIMLGGPAMNGLIALALTAGIISFHGTSEPNTTVREVFECVVSAEAADAGQSECSQDDPAGPAFEAGLRPGDQILAFNGQPVGTWDELTALIRESADQSSQVTYLRDGEQTTTTLTPILTERPISDGLGRAQRDDDGALITEPVGFIGMGADQEIVQQPFWEAGPVVWEQSKAVGAVVANLPVRLYDVAVSTFTSAERDPDGPLSVVGVGRIAGELSAQEEIPLESRFVSLLSLVAGVNVALMVFNLIPLLPLDGGHVAGALYESLRRRLAKLLGRPDPGPFDISKLLPLTYVVAGMMLLMGVLLIYADIVNPIRLFD; encoded by the coding sequence ATGATCGCGGTGCTGATGATCGCGGGCATCGCGCTCGTCGCCCTGGGGATCGCGCTGTCCATCGCGCTGCATGAGATCGGGCACTTGCTGCCCGCCAAGCTCTTCAAGGTCCGGGTCACCCAGTACATGGTCGGCTTCGGCCCCACACTGTGGTCCCGGCGCCGGGGGGAGACCGAATACGGGGTCAAGGCGATCCCGCTGGGCGGCTACGTCGCGATGATCGGGATGTACCCGCCCCCGGATGAGATCGGGACCATGAACCACCCCGCCGAGGGTGACCATGACTCCGCGGAGAGTTCTGCCAGGACGTCTGCCGGGAGATCTGCCGGGACGTCTGCGGCCGAGGGGGCCGCACAACAGGATGCCGCCCCAGGGGATCCCTACCTGCGCGAGGTCGGCGCCCAGTACGGGGCTCCCGCGGCGTCGTCGTCGGCTGGACACTCCACGCCCGACTCCGCCGAGCCTGCAGCCGCCGGGACCACGACCAAGACGGTGCGCTCGCAGTCCACCGGGATCTTCCAGCAGCTCTCCGCCGACGCCCGCGAGGTCGCGGCCGAGGACCTGCGTCCCGGGGACGAGGACCGGATGTTCTACCGGCTGGCCACCTGGAAGCGGATCATCATCATGCTCGGCGGGCCCGCCATGAACGGGCTGATCGCCCTGGCGCTGACCGCCGGGATCATCTCCTTCCACGGCACCAGCGAGCCGAACACCACGGTGCGTGAGGTCTTCGAATGTGTGGTCTCCGCCGAGGCCGCCGACGCGGGCCAGAGCGAATGCAGCCAGGACGACCCCGCCGGTCCTGCCTTCGAGGCCGGGCTGCGTCCTGGGGATCAGATCCTGGCCTTCAACGGCCAGCCGGTGGGGACCTGGGATGAGCTCACCGCCCTGATCCGGGAATCCGCCGATCAGTCCAGCCAGGTCACCTACCTGCGCGATGGGGAGCAGACCACCACCACGCTGACCCCGATCCTCACCGAGCGCCCGATCAGCGACGGGCTGGGCCGGGCCCAGCGCGACGACGACGGCGCGTTGATCACCGAACCGGTGGGCTTCATCGGGATGGGAGCGGACCAGGAGATCGTCCAGCAGCCGTTCTGGGAGGCCGGACCGGTGGTGTGGGAGCAGTCCAAGGCGGTCGGCGCCGTCGTCGCGAACTTGCCGGTGCGTCTCTATGACGTGGCCGTGTCCACCTTCACCTCCGCCGAGCGGGACCCGGACGGCCCGCTCTCCGTGGTGGGGGTGGGACGGATCGCCGGCGAGCTCTCCGCGCAGGAGGAGATCCCGCTGGAATCCCGCTTCGTCTCGCTGCTCTCCCTGGTGGCAGGAGTCAACGTGGCGCTGATGGTCTTCAACCTGATCCCGCTGCTGCCGCTGGACGGCGGCCACGTGGCCGGGGCGCTCTATGAGAGCCTGCGGCGGCGCCTGGCCAAGCTGCTGGGCCGCCCGGACCCAGGGCCCTTCGACATCT